The sequence AAATGGTGTTACCAATTACAACAGTGCTCACATTAATGGCTGGGTAATGTGCAAGAACATGAGCCCTAACCCAAGATTCGGCCATTAAAACACTTTTTGACACATTCTTGAGGTGCTCATTATCCATTTGAACAGCCATGGGAACCCCATTTGCAGATGAAACTTCAAGATTTTGTGGAGTTGAATCATGGACAGCCAAGAACTCCACTGATTCTTGACTAGTTGCTGCACATCAGAAAAGaggaaatattttaaaaaacgaAAATGCAAGAGCAATGTATATAAAGATGAAGTCTTTTGGTTAACATTATTACCAGTTAGATACAAGGTGAGGGAGAAAAGAGAAAGCAACCAAGCCATAGCCATTCTTCAACACTAGAAGTGAATGAAAATAGATTGAGGGGGCAAATATAGACAAAGGCTGAAATCCTCTCTGTGGATCactgagtctcatattctgtcATTTTTACAGAGCTAGAAAAGACCAATTGtgcttatttttaattttttttcagtgCTGTTATTCAGAAAGCTGGAAAAAGGAAAAGGGAATGTTAATGAAGTGCAAAGCAAGGCATTAAAGACGTGATTATTAAAACAGCATTGTTCGTATGTCTGGGCTTGTACTAAGTTCCCCAGCATAGCGAATCCGAACTTTTTCTTTTTCTGATTTTGTTAAAAGTATTTTCTGTTCATTGATTTGACATTCATTACAAATAAAACACATGTAAGAAAAGGATCTGGCTAATCTTATGCTTGTTATGTCTTGTAAAGAGTCATGTGATAAAAGATAAATCATACTATATTTGTCTTAAACATATGTACTTGTTTGTTTTTTCTTGACATATCAAAAGAATAATCCGAAGAAGAAAGTTCAAAACAAACTTAATTCTtagttaataaaaatatattagtgTTCATATTTCGTCTCAACTATGTTTTTTCAaatgtttcaaatatataatctCTTTTCATATTTActatttagtattttttttttttacaaatatatATCTATGACTAAATCTTGAAAGACGGGCGATCAGTTTTTAAACGAATaaaataaggataaaatatgaaatttattgataaattttattttcttaacgattgtttgttttaaatttaatatgtttttttttaagaagctaatttttatatgtttgaaaaataaaaataaaaataaaaagagtaatactcctgtgagacggttttatttgtgagacggatcaatcttacccatatttataataataagtaatacttttggcataaattataatattttttaattaataacccATATAAAAAATTCATCTCATAAAAATGATCCTTGAAATCGTCTCATATAAGTTTTTGACAAATAAAAATTGGTGATATATGTTGTACTCGATGACAGTTTTTGCGAACTTTTTTCTGGACAGAATcttggaaaaaataaataaaagcagGAGAAGTGTCAGAGCATGAAAGGACACTGTACATTTTGTGGGACCAATCACCAATTAATGATCTTTTGACTCCAGCTGTTTTATCTCGTACGAACCTCTTTCCAATTTCACGCGATTTTCTGTTGAGGTTTTTCAATACGATGTCGTCTTAATGTTCACAATAAGAAATCCACTTTTCTTTCCCATACATGCTAATTGCTATAGGACCAGGTCATGGATTTGGTTTTTAAGCATGAATTTCAAATGATATTCGAATcataaatatatttgaaatcatCCTCATAACTATTCAAAATGTTTAATACATAATGTGTTTGAAAATTTacttaaatttaatatattcgAATAAGTTCTCCATTTTAAACTGCActtcttttatttttctcaCAAGTCATAATGCATAATTATTAAGGTAGCGTTGAGAGAGCTTTTAAAAAGCTTTTTTCTGcacataattttgaaattttgtgaaagaaaaactGAAAGATGCTTTCTTGAAGTTCTTTCAAACACtatctaaatatttataatgttTGGATACATCAAGTTAAATCGCACCATACATACAAAATAGAACGAACCAGACCGAAAATTAGTTTAACATTTCGGCCTTCCAATGGTTCCTCTTTTAGGGCCACAATTCCATCAATTTATTATCAGGTATATAAGTACTCGACATCATTGAAAATGAGCTAAATCTTTATGATCTTTGGATAATCGCATTCTGATTctatctataaaaaaaaaatggatccTTTGTTTACAAATTAGTATGACATATGTATGGACAAAGGTGATCTTTTCGAACTAGAAGAGCAATAAACGAAGCTTTGAACTATGTGGATTCCAACACAAAGAATGGAGCTCCATTTATGCTCTTGGATCTCACTATCTTTTTCACCAAAATTCTCCATCTCATCTCCTCTTTCTTGTTCTGCTTCCTTCTCCTCTGCCTAAAGTTCCTGTAAAACAACACAAGTTCAACAGTTAGCATCCGAATCGCGTACATAGAGTTAGTTCTTTAACACAATACATCACCTGCACAAGGGAACTCCGCAAGCATCCGAATCAACACAAAGCCTAGAATGCAATTCCAAGATTTGCCACATTCTCTTGCAATGGACGCATCCGCCTGGGCCTCTCAGCTTACATCCCGCGAAATGGCGAACCAGCGCTTCCAACCCTTTGCAAGCCATGTACTCACAAGGTTCGCAATCGTCTCGCAAGGTTTTGTTGAATGGACCGATAGTCCGACAACCATCTCTGAATATGTGAACCAGAGCCTCCATCGCGTCGTATAATTGCTCGTAAATTTTCTTCTCATTGGCCTTCCTCGTCCTCTCCTTTTGCCTCTGGAGAATCATAAACAAAATCTTTTATAAAACTTGAGACAAACATCGGATAAAACGAAGATAAATATTTAATCAATGTTTTATCTTCGACCCCAAACGGTACTTACAAAGTCCTCATCAATGGTGGAGGCGAGTACTTCCTTCTCCAACACAGGATGGCTCTCTTTCATGGCATACCACCCTTCGGTAGCCGAGACGAATTTGAAATTCTTCAAAACGAAACGATGGCAGATTAAGCTGAGGCGAGGGGCATTGCACAGAAGCGAAAGCTGGAAAATGTCGACTACGTTTTCGATGGATAATAATCTTTGCTCCAGCCAAGATTCGCATACTTGCTTGAGCCGAGGCACCACGTATGCGTGTGATAAAACCAGCAATGGCATTGCAAATTCCTTCATTTTTCCTTCTTCGTAGCTGCAAATGCAGATCGTATCGAATTACAGAAGAAACGCATCTTAAATGCATCTTGGTATTGACTATTgaatgatgatgattattacCAGGAAGAGTAGAGGAATCTAATGAAAATTCGAGCTGCCTCAGGTTGAACTCCTCGGATCGATATCGAACGTAGGCGTTTGTCTCTCGTTCGGCCTTTCTGTTGCTTTAACATGCTTCTGAAGACCGGAGAGGCATTACCCTGGATAAGATTAAATTACATTACATTTCCCAAAACAatcaatcaaatttttttttttttacccatTTTCCAATAATCAAACGACGGATGATTGCAAGTTTGCATATTTGTTTGTCTCCaccgggaaaaaaaaaaaaaaaaaaaaaaaaagaaacttaCAAGAATACTGGCGTGTGCGTAGATGATCCCACCATCATCGGTCAAAATCGAAACGTCTGCTCTGTAAGCTTGGTCGAAGAGACGATCCATGGGATCATCGATGGAGCTATAGGAACAACAATGGCCTCTGTTTCTTGATCCTGACGTGGAGAGGCCTCTCTGATAAAACCTCGTATTCAAATGAACAGGCAACGGAGGTGGTACAGGCAAAATCAtcgtcttcttcttctccaaaTTGGACGGGGATTCCTCATTTCCAGGTCCCATTTTTCGTCACCAAGTCTCGGGATTTGTCTCTGTATGATATATAAACAAACCATTTCAGCCACGTTTTTTTTCAAGAGATTTAACCCAGTATTCCAACACAAAAGTTTTAAGATCACCTTTCTGAATTCTGTGACAATAATATTAATTTAGTTTTGAAGCAACAACACCACTGCTTATTTCTTTTCAAGAATCCCAGAATGTCAATTCTAAACAAGAAGCTAAATCAACAATCTTTTGACATTGGGATGATTGGCAATGCAATGTTTCTAATAATAGAGATAGAGAGATTAAATTCGAAAAGATGGAGAGTTCGAGAGATCAAAGAGAGCCAATATTTATAAAATGGTTTGTGGGACATTCGATGATTTGAATAATAAGGAGATGAGGTGGAAGAGTGTCAGCCCCGAGTCTCTTAACAccgttaaattttttttttttgtatggaAAACGTGGGGTGTACCGACAGCTGTTCCAAGTCAACGCGTCCAGAAATTTTGATGAGTGTAATCTGATCTTTTCGTAACCTTATCCCATTCATATGTTGTCCTCCGCGGGTTCCGTATGACTCCTTGTATCCTTTcttaaaatacaaaaatttcaCGTCCTACGTTTTCACCGTAAATTTTTATGAGATACTTTTTTTAATTGAgttactaaaaaaaaattattttattataaatatgaataacaataaaaaaatccatgaaaatatcTCACAAGATATTTTTTACACGATAGATGATCGAAAACATGTTGAACCGTCCCTTTTATCAAAAATTGTGATGGATTATAGCAAATTAGCAACTATGTAAATTAAATGTTTTAAATAGGTTCAAGTGGCATATTTTTATTAAGATAATTATTGATTCTAATCTTGGCATGATCGTTTAGTCAACAACTtgattataatttatatataacttTTGAGACGAgtctaattataattaattcttTTCACAATAATCAAATGTTTTGTTTGATCTTGATTAGTTATTAAGTCCACATTATTGTTATGTTGCACGATTTAGGTGACGAATGTTATTGGAAACACaaatattatacttcatccgtCCCATTGTGATAAGCAAGTGTGTGTTTCcatacaaatttaaaaaaaaaaatatttgagaaaGTAAACTTTAGGAATGTATTTCCAAGTTTTGCCCTTATTTAATGaagttttaattatataaataatagtaaatgatattaatttaata comes from Henckelia pumila isolate YLH828 chromosome 4, ASM3356847v2, whole genome shotgun sequence and encodes:
- the LOC140863920 gene encoding BTB/POZ and TAZ domain-containing protein 4 yields the protein MGPGNEESPSNLEKKKTMILPVPPPLPVHLNTRFYQRGLSTSGSRNRGHCCSYSSIDDPMDRLFDQAYRADVSILTDDGGIIYAHASILGNASPVFRSMLKQQKGRTRDKRLRSISIRGVQPEAARIFIRFLYSSCYEEGKMKEFAMPLLVLSHAYVVPRLKQVCESWLEQRLLSIENVVDIFQLSLLCNAPRLSLICHRFVLKNFKFVSATEGWYAMKESHPVLEKEVLASTIDEDFRQKERTRKANEKKIYEQLYDAMEALVHIFRDGCRTIGPFNKTLRDDCEPCEYMACKGLEALVRHFAGCKLRGPGGCVHCKRMWQILELHSRLCVDSDACGVPLCRNFRQRRRKQNKKEEMRWRILVKKIVRSKSINGAPFFVLEST